One genomic region from Arthrobacter sp. FB24 encodes:
- a CDS encoding glycosyl hydrolase: MGLRKLRLGSGQVPAGTEVTRGQRGHQPIAGTAVFRIVRNVITGLIVGLGVTLAAVQPVQAAPATAAHVYLDPTTGPEGSTVTVSGTGFKVSTTGTVIIGSSTFSFKTAASGAFSTSITIPAAAPGPLTITAKTSSIKASSVFTVTSSAPAIPPVSTAALRFGVATAGGPLASAELDEVARLAGESPSSVLFYKDFLQAPPIAEMNAVRARGAVPLVTWEPWAWGGGLTQPAYALDRIAAGDFDAYITQWGQALASWAQPVQLRFAHEMNGNWYPWAEGVNGNQSGDYVQAWRHVHDVVAATGASNVSWVWSPNVPYFGSTDLAGLFPGAGYVDSVALDGYNWGTSASWSSWTSPQDLFAPGIAQLRTLAPGLPILIAETASAEAGGSKAQWNTDLVSYLAAQPDVVGFVWFHLQKETDWRINSSEASATAFSAALAARRAS, translated from the coding sequence ATGGGACTCCGCAAACTGCGTTTAGGATCGGGACAAGTGCCTGCCGGCACCGAAGTGACCCGTGGCCAGCGAGGCCACCAGCCGATTGCGGGGACCGCTGTGTTCAGGATCGTGAGAAACGTTATTACTGGTCTGATCGTGGGGCTGGGTGTCACCCTGGCTGCCGTCCAGCCAGTCCAGGCAGCGCCCGCAACGGCAGCCCATGTGTACCTCGACCCGACCACCGGACCGGAAGGTTCGACCGTGACAGTCAGCGGAACAGGGTTCAAGGTTTCCACCACGGGAACCGTGATAATCGGGTCCTCCACCTTCTCTTTCAAGACTGCGGCGTCCGGTGCCTTCAGTACCTCGATCACCATTCCTGCGGCAGCCCCGGGACCGCTGACCATCACGGCCAAGACTTCGTCCATTAAGGCTTCATCCGTTTTCACGGTTACTTCTTCTGCTCCCGCCATCCCTCCCGTCAGCACGGCGGCGCTCCGCTTCGGGGTGGCGACGGCGGGCGGGCCCTTGGCCAGTGCCGAATTGGATGAAGTCGCACGGCTTGCGGGGGAGAGCCCGTCGAGTGTGCTTTTCTACAAGGACTTCCTGCAGGCGCCGCCGATCGCCGAGATGAACGCCGTCCGGGCGCGCGGTGCGGTTCCGCTGGTGACCTGGGAGCCGTGGGCATGGGGTGGCGGGCTCACGCAGCCGGCCTATGCCCTGGACCGGATCGCGGCCGGCGACTTCGATGCCTACATTACGCAGTGGGGGCAGGCACTGGCGTCGTGGGCCCAGCCCGTCCAGTTGAGGTTTGCGCATGAGATGAACGGCAACTGGTACCCGTGGGCCGAGGGCGTGAACGGCAACCAGTCCGGCGACTACGTGCAGGCCTGGCGGCATGTGCACGACGTCGTAGCGGCCACGGGTGCCAGCAACGTGTCCTGGGTGTGGAGCCCGAATGTTCCCTACTTTGGATCCACCGATCTCGCCGGGCTGTTCCCGGGCGCCGGCTACGTGGACAGTGTGGCCCTCGACGGATACAACTGGGGCACCTCGGCCTCGTGGAGCAGTTGGACGTCGCCGCAGGACCTCTTTGCGCCGGGGATAGCCCAGCTGCGGACACTCGCGCCCGGGCTCCCCATCCTGATCGCCGAAACTGCGTCCGCTGAGGCAGGCGGCTCCAAGGCACAGTGGAATACCGATCTGGTGAGCTACCTGGCAGCGCAGCCGGACGTCGTGGGCTTCGTCTGGTTCCACCTGCAGAAGGAAACGGACTGGCGAATCAACAGCAGTGAGGCGTCGGCTACGGCGTTCAGCGCTGCGCTGGCTGCCCGCCGGGCATCGTAG
- a CDS encoding DUF6318 family protein yields MYKPADAKGKAQNVPVPVLPEAAKAETKEGLLAFSGHWFELLNYAYETGDVSGVEMLTSPTCELCSNITGSLTKNYAGDRWLAGGKLITPSVTTTFEPEPDGSYQVLVQVQQAAISYFAPGGSEFRSPTPPSDTGNVLLVEFKDGGWYLNGLHPIR; encoded by the coding sequence GTGTACAAGCCGGCAGATGCGAAGGGCAAAGCGCAAAACGTTCCTGTCCCGGTGTTGCCTGAGGCCGCGAAAGCGGAGACGAAGGAGGGGCTCCTAGCCTTTTCGGGCCACTGGTTCGAACTGCTGAACTATGCCTACGAAACCGGGGATGTTTCTGGCGTGGAAATGTTGACGTCCCCAACATGTGAGCTTTGCTCGAATATCACCGGTTCACTTACAAAGAACTACGCAGGCGACAGGTGGCTCGCGGGTGGAAAGCTGATAACGCCATCGGTCACAACCACTTTTGAACCCGAGCCGGACGGTTCGTACCAAGTATTAGTCCAAGTTCAGCAGGCAGCTATTTCCTACTTCGCCCCGGGGGGTAGCGAATTCAGATCGCCCACGCCTCCCTCCGACACGGGGAATGTGTTGTTGGTGGAATTCAAGGACGGCGGTTGGTATCTCAACGGACTACATCCGATTCGATGA
- a CDS encoding Hpt domain-containing protein produces MDGQDGVSQLYVDPSVLETLRCELEPDAEYCAVFVNSYIQQLPRRLDRLRHAVEAMDLDAAMDAVLSVKTSSMMVGAAYLGRLADELETILKHLESHPETVAEQPPRLQLALLESMDACTDQTVAGLSAAAAA; encoded by the coding sequence ATGGATGGACAGGATGGCGTTAGCCAGCTGTACGTTGACCCCTCCGTGCTTGAAACACTCCGCTGTGAGCTTGAGCCCGATGCCGAGTACTGCGCCGTTTTCGTCAACAGCTATATCCAGCAATTGCCGCGGCGGCTGGACCGGCTCCGACATGCTGTGGAAGCCATGGACTTGGACGCGGCCATGGACGCCGTCCTCAGCGTAAAGACTTCCAGCATGATGGTGGGTGCCGCCTACCTGGGCAGGCTCGCGGATGAGCTCGAAACCATCCTGAAGCACTTGGAGTCCCACCCGGAAACTGTGGCGGAGCAACCGCCCCGGCTTCAACTGGCGCTCCTGGAAAGTATGGATGCGTGCACGGATCAGACCGTCGCCGGCCTTTCGGCGGCGGCAGCGGCCTAA
- a CDS encoding response regulator transcription factor, protein MSESRVGLVIEDDHDIRELVRVVLVQAGFDVQVASSGAAGVVAAKELNPAVITLDLGLPDIDGFEVARQIREFSDAYIVMLTARAEELDTLIGLESGADDYLTKPFRPRELRARVAAMMRRPRSTSDSSAAGKAPAVADTGRTLTHNGLEFSYEARTVSVDGRELHLTRTEFDLLHALLEAGRMVRTKSELVRRLRDEPYDVGGYISEADERSVEVHMGNLRKKLGDSPQNPRWLQTVRGVGYRLAPAER, encoded by the coding sequence ATGAGTGAATCACGTGTGGGTCTGGTAATCGAGGATGACCACGACATCCGTGAGCTGGTGCGCGTGGTGCTGGTCCAGGCCGGCTTCGACGTCCAAGTCGCGAGCAGCGGGGCGGCCGGCGTCGTTGCGGCCAAGGAACTCAACCCGGCAGTCATCACCCTGGACTTGGGCCTTCCGGACATCGACGGCTTTGAAGTGGCGCGCCAGATCAGGGAGTTCTCCGACGCATACATCGTGATGCTGACGGCGCGCGCCGAGGAACTGGATACCCTCATCGGACTGGAATCCGGCGCGGACGACTACCTGACGAAGCCCTTCCGTCCCCGGGAGCTGCGTGCGCGTGTCGCCGCCATGATGCGGCGTCCGCGTTCGACGTCGGACTCTTCCGCCGCCGGCAAGGCACCCGCCGTAGCCGACACCGGCCGGACACTCACGCACAACGGGCTTGAGTTCAGCTACGAGGCGCGGACCGTGAGTGTCGACGGGCGCGAACTGCACCTGACGCGCACCGAATTCGATCTGCTGCACGCACTCCTGGAAGCAGGGCGGATGGTGCGGACCAAATCCGAACTGGTGAGGCGGCTGCGGGACGAACCGTACGACGTCGGGGGTTACATCTCAGAAGCGGACGAACGGTCCGTCGAGGTCCATATGGGAAACCTCCGCAAGAAGCTGGGCGACAGCCCGCAGAACCCGCGCTGGCTGCAGACCGTCCGCGGAGTGGGCTACCGGTTGGCCCCTGCCGAGCGCTGA
- a CDS encoding sensor histidine kinase produces MSGNVAWDIKSGRILFFRRPFHEYSLRGRVTLSQMPLSITVALTAVLMLLFFPGTLGNPLFIAFLATQVLILALCFFIPWHRLPFASFLVIPLLDFVSIALGREGGQEGLTGISLLAVFPVIWLCASGLYPRTALLVSFLAPLSIIWVPLFLHGNVTGQDLARSLLLPVMMLGIGVSVSVLTLSMVRQQRDLEEKDAQLRVTLKESKRQEELLNSVLETVHMGVLAVDADGHDILMNRKQRENHRLATPAGNDDPNESQLLVFQADRTTTVPVEQRPVRRAVMGESFTDNLVWLGSGSEQRAITTSARAMRDQDGAFAGSVIVFSDVTDLVNALAAKDDFVANVSHEFRTPLTSILGYVELLLDDHDGLRAPHREALMIIRRNAERLLGLVSDLLASRSGQLIVSPQAVNVAELVRASISAALPRAAAAKVRLRADAPERLEAHVDSGRMSQVLDNLVSNAIKYSPNGGDVVVSLDSDGSHLVCRVSDTGMGMSDKDQAEVFTKFFRTGNVRNTAIPGVGLGLSISKAIVEAHGGSIQLRSALGEGTTFTVRVPV; encoded by the coding sequence ATGAGCGGCAACGTCGCCTGGGACATCAAGTCCGGCCGGATTCTCTTCTTCCGACGGCCGTTCCACGAGTATTCGCTCCGGGGACGGGTCACCCTGAGTCAGATGCCGTTGTCCATCACGGTGGCGCTCACGGCCGTCCTCATGCTGTTGTTCTTCCCGGGGACGCTGGGGAATCCCCTGTTCATCGCGTTCCTGGCCACGCAGGTCCTGATCCTGGCGCTGTGCTTCTTCATTCCCTGGCATCGGCTGCCGTTCGCCAGCTTCCTTGTAATTCCCCTCCTTGACTTCGTCTCGATCGCGCTCGGCAGGGAGGGCGGGCAGGAGGGCCTGACCGGCATCAGCCTGTTGGCGGTTTTTCCCGTCATCTGGCTGTGTGCTTCGGGGCTGTACCCCCGCACCGCCCTGCTGGTCTCCTTCCTCGCTCCCCTCTCCATCATCTGGGTGCCGTTGTTCCTTCACGGCAACGTCACCGGACAGGACCTGGCGCGCTCCCTGCTGCTGCCGGTGATGATGCTGGGGATCGGCGTTTCCGTGAGCGTGCTGACGCTCAGCATGGTCCGGCAACAGCGAGACCTTGAGGAGAAGGATGCCCAGCTGCGGGTCACCCTCAAAGAGAGCAAGCGGCAGGAGGAACTGCTCAATTCGGTGCTGGAAACGGTGCACATGGGCGTCCTGGCGGTGGACGCGGACGGGCACGACATCCTCATGAACCGGAAGCAACGGGAAAACCACCGGCTTGCCACACCTGCGGGAAACGACGACCCCAACGAATCCCAGCTCCTGGTGTTCCAAGCCGACCGGACCACAACCGTCCCGGTCGAGCAACGGCCTGTCCGTCGCGCCGTGATGGGCGAGAGCTTCACGGACAACCTGGTGTGGCTGGGCAGCGGCAGCGAACAGCGCGCCATCACCACCAGCGCCCGCGCCATGCGGGACCAGGACGGCGCCTTCGCCGGCTCGGTGATCGTCTTCAGCGATGTCACGGACCTGGTTAATGCCCTGGCGGCCAAAGACGACTTCGTGGCGAACGTTTCCCACGAGTTCCGCACGCCGCTGACCTCAATCCTCGGTTACGTGGAACTGCTGCTGGACGACCATGACGGCCTGCGCGCTCCCCACCGCGAAGCGCTCATGATCATCCGGCGAAACGCTGAGCGCCTGCTCGGCCTGGTGTCGGACCTGCTGGCAAGCCGGAGCGGGCAGCTTATCGTCAGCCCGCAGGCTGTGAACGTGGCTGAACTTGTCCGGGCCAGCATCAGCGCCGCGCTCCCCCGTGCCGCCGCCGCAAAGGTGCGGCTCCGTGCGGACGCTCCTGAACGGCTGGAGGCCCACGTGGATTCCGGCCGCATGTCGCAGGTACTGGATAACCTCGTGTCCAACGCCATCAAGTACTCGCCGAACGGCGGTGACGTTGTGGTGTCGCTGGACTCGGACGGGTCCCACCTGGTCTGCCGGGTGAGCGATACCGGCATGGGCATGAGCGACAAGGACCAAGCGGAGGTCTTTACCAAGTTCTTCCGTACCGGCAATGTGCGGAACACTGCCATCCCGGGCGTAGGGCTGGGCCTATCCATCAGCAAGGCCATTGTTGAAGCACACGGCGGAAGCATCCAGCTTCGGAGCGCACTCGGAGAGGGCACCACATTCACCGTCAGGGTGCCTGTCTAA
- the map gene encoding type I methionyl aminopeptidase gives MIEILNRTELARAKVTGALVADILHTLKRRSTVGTNLLDIDRWAAAMIVEAGALSCYIDYEPSFGRGPFGHYICTAVNDAVLHGLPHDYRLADGDLLTLDLAVSKDGIAADSAISFIVGDSRPPESVAMIDATERALSAGIAAAGPGARIGDISHAIGSVLSEAGYPINTEFGGHGIGSTMHQDPHIANTGQPGRGYKLRPGLLLALEPWVMADTARLITDADGWTLRSATGCRTAHSEHTIAITDDGAEILTVPTQARP, from the coding sequence ATGATTGAGATTCTGAACCGCACCGAACTGGCCCGCGCAAAAGTGACAGGTGCGCTGGTCGCTGACATCTTGCACACACTGAAGCGCCGGAGCACCGTCGGCACAAACCTGCTGGACATCGACCGATGGGCAGCGGCCATGATCGTTGAGGCCGGAGCACTGTCCTGTTACATCGACTACGAGCCGTCCTTCGGACGAGGGCCGTTCGGCCACTACATCTGCACGGCCGTCAACGACGCCGTCCTCCACGGACTGCCCCACGACTACAGGCTCGCCGACGGCGACCTGCTGACACTCGACCTCGCCGTCTCCAAAGACGGAATCGCTGCAGACTCTGCGATCAGCTTCATCGTGGGCGATTCCAGGCCACCGGAAAGCGTCGCGATGATCGACGCGACCGAGCGCGCCCTCAGCGCAGGAATAGCAGCTGCCGGACCCGGGGCTCGCATCGGCGACATCTCCCATGCCATCGGATCGGTCCTCAGCGAGGCGGGGTACCCGATCAACACCGAGTTCGGAGGTCATGGCATCGGATCAACCATGCATCAGGACCCGCACATTGCGAACACCGGACAGCCCGGCCGCGGGTACAAACTGCGCCCAGGGCTGCTGCTAGCGCTCGAGCCATGGGTCATGGCCGACACCGCCAGGCTCATCACTGACGCCGACGGGTGGACGCTCCGAAGTGCCACAGGCTGCCGGACAGCACACAGCGAGCACACGATCGCAATCACCGACGACGGAGCAGAGATCCTCACCGTGCCGACGCAGGCCCGGCCCTGA
- the bioB gene encoding biotin synthase BioB, protein MTIQANVPTGDETSDEASRQTSNEASSEILETARQQVLENGVGLTQAQLEEFLRLPDEALPAALQLAHEVRLKHCGEDVEVEGIISIKTGGCPEDCHFCSQSGLFDSPVRGVWLDIPELVKAAKETAATGATEFCIVAAVRCPDIKLMNQIKFAIDRINEAVDINIACSLGMLTQRQVDQLAEWGVHRYNHNLETARSYFPEVVTTHSYEERLETCNMVKAAGMELCCGALIGMGETLEQRAELAAQLAALEPHEVPLNFLNPRPGTPLENQGIMDGKDALRAIAAFRLAMPRTVLRYAGGRELTLGDLGTREGLLGGINAVIVGNYLTTLGRPATADLSLLVELNMPIKELQKTL, encoded by the coding sequence ATGACGATCCAGGCAAATGTCCCCACCGGCGACGAAACAAGCGACGAAGCAAGCCGTCAAACGTCAAATGAGGCCAGCTCCGAAATCCTTGAAACCGCCCGCCAACAGGTCCTCGAAAACGGCGTCGGCCTGACGCAGGCGCAGCTCGAGGAATTCCTCCGCCTCCCGGACGAAGCACTTCCCGCCGCCCTGCAACTGGCCCACGAGGTGCGTCTGAAGCACTGCGGCGAGGACGTCGAAGTGGAAGGCATCATCTCCATCAAGACCGGCGGCTGCCCCGAGGACTGCCACTTCTGCAGCCAGTCCGGCCTCTTTGACAGCCCGGTAAGAGGCGTCTGGCTCGACATCCCGGAACTGGTCAAGGCCGCGAAGGAAACCGCCGCCACCGGGGCCACCGAGTTCTGCATCGTCGCCGCCGTCCGCTGCCCCGACATCAAGCTCATGAACCAGATCAAGTTCGCGATCGACCGCATCAACGAAGCCGTGGACATCAACATCGCCTGCTCCCTGGGCATGCTCACCCAGCGCCAGGTGGACCAGCTCGCCGAATGGGGCGTGCACCGCTACAACCACAACCTCGAAACCGCCCGCAGCTATTTCCCCGAAGTCGTCACCACCCACAGTTACGAAGAACGCCTCGAGACCTGCAATATGGTCAAAGCCGCTGGCATGGAACTCTGCTGCGGCGCCCTCATCGGCATGGGCGAAACCTTGGAACAGCGCGCCGAACTCGCCGCCCAGCTCGCAGCCCTCGAACCCCACGAAGTCCCGCTGAACTTCCTCAACCCCCGGCCCGGGACCCCGCTCGAAAACCAAGGAATCATGGACGGCAAAGACGCCCTCCGCGCCATCGCCGCGTTCCGCCTCGCCATGCCCCGCACCGTCCTGCGCTATGCCGGCGGAAGGGAACTGACCCTCGGGGACCTCGGCACCCGCGAAGGCCTCCTCGGCGGGATCAACGCCGTCATCGTCGGCAACTACCTCACCACCCTTGGCCGCCCCGCCACCGCAGACCTCAGCCTCCTCGTCGAACTGAACATGCCCATCAAAGAACTCCAGAAGACACTATGA
- a CDS encoding very short patch repair endonuclease translates to MADQLTPERRSWNMSRIRGKNTKPELLVRSLLHSKGYRYRLHGSARGGKLPGNPDLVFAGRHKVIFVNGCFWHFHDCKAGQHAPKANAEFWDTKRTRTRNRDAEQRRLLEATGWQVLTVWECELKDVSALEEQLERFLA, encoded by the coding sequence ATGGCTGACCAGCTGACTCCCGAACGGCGAAGCTGGAACATGTCCAGGATCCGGGGCAAGAATACCAAGCCGGAACTGCTGGTGCGGAGCCTGTTGCACTCAAAGGGCTACCGCTACCGCCTGCACGGCAGCGCGCGCGGCGGCAAACTCCCCGGCAACCCGGATCTGGTGTTCGCAGGACGGCACAAGGTCATCTTCGTCAATGGCTGCTTTTGGCATTTCCATGACTGCAAAGCGGGGCAGCACGCTCCCAAAGCGAACGCGGAGTTCTGGGATACAAAACGGACACGGACCAGGAACCGCGACGCCGAACAGCGCCGCCTCCTGGAAGCGACAGGATGGCAGGTGCTCACCGTCTGGGAATGCGAACTCAAGGACGTCTCCGCCTTGGAGGAACAGCTGGAGCGATTCCTCGCCTGA
- a CDS encoding PKD domain-containing protein — protein sequence MVWLKAPKGISNPVWTFHSGPTCLFDPKPEDLLPRIAAVIQSEFQKLPVSVGTVTAQPSPHTLRGAETNVFADSAEQQFDITILAQKVHVVATPVQYTWNYGDGTTFGPQPSAGGPLPQDRWGEKTRTSHIYTQTGDFQVVLTTHFQGTYSVNNGPPLPIPGQGQFSSPPQTISVWRSITRNYADDCIKNPQGQGCPGAAPPAP from the coding sequence GTGGTGTGGCTGAAGGCGCCTAAGGGGATTTCGAACCCGGTGTGGACGTTCCACTCTGGACCGACGTGCCTGTTCGATCCGAAGCCGGAGGACCTGCTTCCCCGCATCGCGGCCGTGATTCAGAGCGAGTTCCAGAAACTGCCGGTGTCTGTAGGGACGGTGACGGCCCAGCCGAGTCCGCACACCCTCCGCGGAGCTGAAACGAACGTCTTCGCTGACTCGGCGGAACAGCAGTTCGACATCACCATCCTGGCGCAGAAGGTCCACGTGGTGGCGACTCCGGTCCAATACACGTGGAACTACGGCGACGGAACCACGTTCGGACCCCAGCCCTCGGCAGGCGGTCCCCTGCCGCAGGACCGGTGGGGTGAAAAGACCCGCACCAGCCACATCTATACGCAGACCGGCGACTTCCAGGTGGTGCTCACCACCCACTTCCAAGGAACGTACTCCGTCAACAATGGACCGCCGTTGCCTATCCCGGGCCAAGGTCAGTTCAGTTCACCACCGCAGACCATCAGTGTCTGGCGCTCTATCACCCGCAACTACGCTGACGACTGCATCAAGAACCCGCAAGGCCAAGGCTGCCCGGGCGCGGCACCGCCAGCCCCGTAA
- a CDS encoding helix-turn-helix domain-containing protein: MRTGTGAFTHLRDLRFSAPAEYARTLRKAHEATISGSPDPSISPAIIRSWQRSLALGIDPDQHRPVHRHEVSEARSLSAGHRLATVIPALSQLLADESAAGRHLLIVTDQQGEVLWRVGSRQALRLADSLEFVEGADWSESGVGTNAISEALVTGAPAQLFSAEHLVRTHHDWACTAAPIRDPFTGEVVGVLDVSGPFESVTPDSLRMVRCGVRLAEELLKSAGAPRRTDALRSTLTLRLLGDKPSAEVDGGARLPLTLRRAEILALLASRTQGWSADELAYRLHGEDGAATAIRTEMHRIRGVLGNVVEPNPYRFSSAVRVVTDVAVVADHLRGGRVADALAAYPAKLLNRSANLSVELMRDELNEAMGASVRSSGDAQLIMRWCASDMGASDVEAAAAMASLIGPGDPRFQLVRARMERVDRELQS, from the coding sequence ATGCGGACCGGCACCGGTGCTTTCACGCATCTTCGCGACTTGAGATTTTCCGCACCGGCGGAGTACGCGCGCACGCTGCGCAAAGCCCACGAAGCCACGATTTCAGGCAGCCCCGACCCCTCGATTTCACCGGCCATCATAAGGTCCTGGCAGCGGTCGCTAGCGCTGGGCATCGACCCTGATCAGCACAGGCCGGTCCACCGGCACGAAGTGTCCGAGGCGCGGTCGCTCAGCGCCGGGCACCGCCTGGCCACAGTGATCCCGGCCTTGTCCCAGTTGCTGGCCGACGAGTCCGCCGCGGGCCGCCACCTGCTGATCGTCACTGACCAACAGGGTGAAGTGCTGTGGCGGGTGGGCAGCCGGCAAGCGCTGCGGCTGGCCGATTCCTTGGAGTTTGTGGAGGGCGCCGACTGGTCCGAATCCGGAGTGGGGACCAACGCCATCAGCGAGGCCCTCGTGACCGGAGCACCTGCTCAGCTGTTCTCTGCCGAACACCTGGTGCGCACGCATCACGACTGGGCCTGCACCGCGGCCCCCATCCGCGATCCGTTCACGGGAGAAGTCGTCGGGGTGCTCGATGTTTCCGGCCCCTTCGAATCGGTAACACCGGACAGCCTGCGCATGGTGCGCTGCGGCGTGCGGCTGGCGGAGGAGCTGTTGAAGTCTGCCGGTGCGCCTCGAAGGACCGATGCGCTTCGTTCCACGCTGACGCTGAGGTTATTGGGTGACAAACCGAGCGCCGAGGTCGACGGCGGTGCTCGTCTTCCGCTGACGCTGCGCCGTGCAGAGATCCTGGCGCTGCTGGCATCCAGGACCCAGGGATGGAGCGCCGACGAATTGGCGTACAGGCTGCACGGCGAGGACGGCGCCGCGACGGCGATCAGGACCGAGATGCATCGCATCCGCGGTGTCCTGGGCAACGTGGTGGAACCCAACCCCTACCGTTTCTCGTCGGCCGTCCGGGTGGTCACCGACGTGGCCGTGGTCGCCGACCATCTGCGGGGCGGACGGGTGGCGGACGCGCTGGCCGCTTATCCCGCGAAGCTGCTCAACCGTTCGGCGAACTTATCCGTTGAGCTGATGCGGGACGAACTCAATGAAGCCATGGGGGCTTCGGTCCGCTCCAGCGGGGACGCCCAACTCATCATGCGGTGGTGTGCGAGCGACATGGGTGCGTCAGATGTCGAAGCGGCCGCTGCGATGGCGAGCCTGATCGGACCGGGCGATCCGCGCTTTCAACTGGTCCGGGCGCGGATGGAACGGGTCGACCGGGAATTGCAGTCCTGA
- the bsaP gene encoding biotin synthase auxiliary protein BsaP translates to MNGVPTSSTTGDFCGHCGEPDDGSDAPTSGVHGRCGERLALEPPRYCAACRRRMKVQVTPLGWTAECSRHGTTEMRMRP, encoded by the coding sequence ATGAACGGGGTTCCGACCAGCTCAACCACCGGTGACTTTTGTGGTCACTGCGGGGAGCCCGACGACGGCAGTGACGCCCCGACGTCGGGCGTTCACGGCCGTTGCGGCGAGCGTCTCGCGCTGGAACCGCCCCGCTACTGCGCCGCCTGCCGGCGCCGCATGAAAGTCCAGGTGACTCCGCTCGGGTGGACAGCTGAATGTTCCCGTCACGGCACCACCGAAATGAGAATGCGTCCTTAA
- a CDS encoding pyridoxamine 5'-phosphate oxidase family protein, translated as MMFTHADGNPILNLDDDQSWKLIEGTKHGRLVVTVAGEPDIFPVNYAVSARKLYLRTAPGNKLAELTINAKVLFETDGIMSDEAWSVVLRGTARVLDQSADIAAAESLGLKPWVPTLKDFYVEIEPVSVSGRHFQFGEHPEREI; from the coding sequence ATGATGTTCACACACGCAGACGGCAACCCCATTCTCAACCTTGACGATGACCAGTCGTGGAAGCTCATTGAGGGCACCAAGCACGGCCGGCTGGTAGTGACCGTGGCCGGCGAACCGGATATCTTCCCGGTCAACTACGCCGTGAGCGCACGGAAGCTCTACCTCCGGACAGCTCCGGGCAACAAGCTTGCTGAGCTGACCATCAACGCCAAAGTCCTCTTTGAGACGGACGGCATCATGTCTGACGAGGCTTGGTCCGTGGTGCTTCGCGGCACAGCACGGGTCCTCGACCAGTCCGCTGATATCGCGGCCGCGGAATCACTCGGCCTCAAGCCCTGGGTACCCACGTTGAAGGACTTTTACGTTGAGATTGAGCCGGTTTCGGTCAGCGGACGGCACTTCCAGTTCGGCGAACATCCGGAACGCGAAATCTAG
- a CDS encoding helix-turn-helix domain-containing protein yields the protein MVRLPLTSAEVERGQRLGALLRRARGERSMLETALDARVSPETLRKIESGRVATPAFSTIAAIADVLGLSLDTVWAEISRAEDGVGPAGSGQKARERLAS from the coding sequence ATGGTCAGGTTGCCGCTCACATCCGCTGAAGTCGAACGCGGACAGCGCCTCGGTGCGCTGTTGCGTCGCGCCAGGGGAGAACGCTCGATGCTCGAGACCGCGCTCGATGCGCGTGTCTCACCGGAAACCCTCCGGAAGATCGAATCGGGCCGGGTGGCCACCCCTGCCTTCTCCACCATCGCCGCGATCGCCGACGTCCTCGGGCTCTCCCTTGATACGGTCTGGGCCGAGATCAGCAGGGCCGAAGATGGCGTTGGTCCGGCCGGCTCCGGTCAGAAGGCACGTGAACGGTTGGCCTCGTAG